CGGTATCTATGAAAATTCGGAAACCCAGATGCATCTAAAGAAATATCTCCCCTCACCAACCTAGGTAATGCAGTATAGGCATCATAAATTGCAGTGCCCCTAGCCTCCATGCCAACATTAGCCAATTTGTCCACCGGTCTGTTTGCCTCCCGAAAGCAATGAGACACGGCGTCGAAATACCGTCTATATTGCTGCAGATCTAGTAGCTCCCTCTGCAATCGCCATGGGCACCTAACCTTCCCCT
Above is a genomic segment from Coffea eugenioides isolate CCC68of chromosome 5, Ceug_1.0, whole genome shotgun sequence containing:
- the LOC113771356 gene encoding uncharacterized protein LOC113771356 is translated as MKALLFGVRLGVSYGFVKLHLESDSLVLVRIIQGKVRCPWRLQRELLDLQQYRRYFDAVSHCFREANRPVDKLANVGMEARGTAIYDAYTALPRLVRGDISLDASGFPNFHRYRQ